A single window of Larimichthys crocea isolate SSNF chromosome XII, L_crocea_2.0, whole genome shotgun sequence DNA harbors:
- the evplb gene encoding envoplakin isoform X1 — protein MSKKKEYSPVKISKSQANDLAVLISRMQKNADQVEKNILQSEELLAVDTERDRKNLPLIHQKVNADNLSEAEGLLKALYMDVDKSKRLHHPQSAEIERDVRNLHDRWAKDCTIYREMYNQMLGLDLTQKIDWGPLLDEKLKELNAGTYGPNLNDVEKQIAEHNILHQAIEAYNDQLQPSTTTQEKYNALKEKHANLYETSKHRRNHLASLYDYMQSCSKELIYLSGQQERILQRDWSDHMIDPPGVRMEYEKFKTSGLLAHERETNQLQQEGDRLIEMRHPGSPTIKMHRDAVQTEWQAFLNLCLAQEIHLDNIENYKKFQLDAETLSDSLERLSSTLDPKALSNKTNPEVVLALEGDEPAVKRNEQRLAALRELSGEIVPLKLRRSKPTKPTTVVSLCDWADEEDTVRRGESLNLKSNADNKNWELQSSSGKIRTLPGACFMVPPPDAEALEKVNSLDRALCDLKNQRSALLTSVKNSTVEVVRPQRTASVQSLPEDPRAAELASELDKINRALEQCEKQILSRLRAPLDSRNPTQDLADRLQQHQRSAQTLRKLESEKDAIQIEMEPILAKKPLGPTASTLPPKLSAANNKIDDINAIMDLYSKKATASMFLEKQMQKVDGVLSGFEEQLAKDGVILDKPDALQQRSQQLQNMCKDVASTKVEINKLGKDLDLTAQASSPLQQGFSEYCPDIRRQENDVKKLKNRYANVNNQLLERSALIKETTNKNQDFQNAVQSLDFFLVNLPNNAIKPTDDVVQITAKQNSQRKVTDDIRKKSADLERVKGLSHELQDILNEYEVKSNTFRGTLVDDDDDDDDEDDDEPIPKTRKISTMAQAVQRKERNLQNLFSEVYAENDQLLSQLGTAKNMKTRNEEKVSQVVVNQQLQLQNQRRDLVESDGLKTELSEEVARRLYAEKDLETYRKRFVSLKNRRGVERLEEKEVVQYYRDPKLEMELKSLKNRIQEEISKRSRTSSEIETLNEKIIKVELELSRIEPKLVTKVLTEYERDPQLDKEAAKIRDEMERIQLDLQTRDSETVNVKTVLTVLAQQKPKIREKVVKKEVVRLEKDPEMLKAVLMFQSDIAEEETHCKSLNDRVFSTRSQINTLERVIPTVQPKIVTKVVKQVQQDPETAEEAKKTRVALEEEKDEIAILMKDLTTLQMRYSELDKLRPKVEVKELINEIYRVDPETEVELVRLRKELAESSRKRTDLEKEITTIVTTLTTLRAQKPKVEYKEVTQEVIKEEKSPEVVREMQRLNNQVSRLQVNYDTTLELLTRLRKERDELKTEKSKVETKLVTKELIKYENDPLLEKEADRLRRNVREEIHQRRSVEECLFDLQNQYIVLERQKPEEKILMQEVVRLQKDPKQMLEHDRLNRDLDEEMKARRKLELEVRQLRGQVQEKESTLAHMDDRQKKILVESELRQIKSRILELENCPPPVEEKIIIEEVLKVERDPKLEKLTDGIRVNLETEGTNISHLEREIRNLRVKLEILQKEKSIEKVIYREVVRVEKDPALEAEREHLRELVSQERNLRRDQEDTTQNINIKITHLLTSKSATSQEETSLISNRDALQREKEDLLKQLRSIESQRQNITITFQQQSKLMSEKNQMARQRSLKITSELQRLEKQILSEKDKIHQKDTLILELQNLIKKEDASETHTKETNLSTKITIMDPETGKDMSPYDAYMLGLIDRNHYIRLSQLECDWEEITSSGPDGDTTILQDRKSGKQYPIKEALKTGRLTQSDLTRYKEGKLHISEFALLVVGEPKKPDLPPLTIPPRSPIKPTLMSPVSPLNSMHSSLRSSYTSLNNNHSGSTNNLSLLSMAGDESFPISGIYDTTTDSRMSVRSALTRKLIDADTALKLLEAQAASGGIVDIGKKDKLSVHKAAEHGIIDPAHMYKLLNAQKAFTGVEDPLTKERLAIGPAMQKGYMPKENARRYMEAQYLTGGLVNPSKAGRLTVQEALDSNLIDSATADELKNEASHAKELVDPITGETMTYKQAMDRCKKDVSTGLLLLPVASTDAANAPSYSNYRFSSSYN, from the exons ATGTCGAAGAAAAAGGAGTACAGCCCTGTAAAGATCTCCAA GAGTCAGGCCAACGACCTCGCCGTGCTGATTTCTCGCATGCAGAAAAATGCCGACCAGGTGGAGAAGAATATTCTGCAGTCAGAGGAGCTGCTGGCTGTG GACACAGAGCGCGATAGGAAGAATCTGCCCCTGATCCATCAGAAGGTGAATGCAGACAACCTGTCCGAGGCCGAGGGGCTGCTGAAGGCCCTCTACATGGACGTGGACAAATCGAAGAGGCTGCATCACCCGCAATCCGCTGAGATAGAGCGAGA CGTGCGAAATCTTCACGATCGCTGGGCGAAGGACTGCACCATCTACAGGGAGATGTACAACCAGATGTTGGGTTTGGATCTGACGCAAAAGATCGACTGGGGTCCTCTGCTGGATGAAAAGCTG AAAGAGTTAAACGCGGGGACGTACGGTCCCAACCTGAACGATGTAGAGAAGCAGATCGCGGAACATAACATCCTGCACCAGGCGATCGAGGCCTACAACGACCAGCTGCAGCCCAGCACCACCACTCAG gaaaAGTACAACGCCCTCAAAGAGAAACATGCTAACCTCTAT GAGACCTCCAAGCACAGACGCAACCACCTGGCCTCTCTGTACGACTACATGCAGAGCTGCAGTAAGGAGTTAATCTACCTGTCGGGCCAGCAGGAGAGGATCCTCCAGAGAGACTGGAGTGACCATATGATCGACCCCCCGGGCGTTCGCATGGAGTACGAG AAATTCAAAACTAGCGGACTGCTGGCACACGAGAGAGAAACcaaccagctgcagcaggaaggaGATCGTCTCATTGAGATGAGACACCCGGGCAGCCCAACAATAAAA ATGCACAGAGACGCCGTGCAGACCGAGTGGCAGGCCTTCCTCAACCTGTGTCTCGCACAGGAGATTCACCTGGACAACATCGAGAACTACAAGAAG TTCCAGCTGGATGCAGAGACGTTGTCCGACTCCTTGGAGAGACTCAGCTCCACTCTGGACCCGAAGGCTCTGTCCAACAAGACCAACCCCGAGGTCGTGCTGGCACTGGAG GGAGATGAACCTGCAGTGAAGAGGAACGAGCAGCGCCTGGCCGCCCTCAGGGAGCTCAGCGGCGAGATTGTGCCTCTGAAGCTGCGTCGAAGCAAACCCACCAAACCGACCACGGTGGTGTCTCTGTGTGACTGGGCAGATGAAGAG GACACAGTGAGGCGCGGTGAGTCCCTGAACCTGAAGTCCAACGCTGATAATAAGAACTGGGAGCTTCAGAGCAGCAGCGGGAAGATCAGAACGCTCCCTGGGGCGTGCTTCATGGTCCCACCTCCTGATGCCGAGGCCCTGGAGAAAGTAAACAG TCTGGACAGAGCGCTGTGCGATCTGAAGAACCAAAGATCTGCACTGTTGACCTCCGTGAAGAACTCCACTGTGGAGGTGGTTCGTCCTCAGAGGACAG cctctgtACAAAGTCTTCCCGAGGACCCCAGAGCTGCAGAGCTCGCCAGTGAATTAGACAAGATCAACAGAGCCCTGGaacagtgtgaaaaacaaatccTGAGTCGACTCAGAGCGCCGCTGGACAGCCGCAACCCCACGCAAGACCTGGCAGACAGGCTGCAGCAGCACCAG AGATCAGCTCAGACTCTGAGAAAACTGGAGTCTGAGAAGGACGCGATCCAGATAGAGATGGAGCCCATCCTGGCCAAGAAACCGCTGGGACCCACTGCCTCCACGCTGCCCCCCAAACTCAGCGCTGCCAACAACAAGATCGACGACATCAACGCCATCATGGATCTTTATAGCAAAAA AGCTACAGCCTCCATGTTCCTGGAGAAGCAGATGCAGAAAGTGGACGGTGTCCTCTCTGGGTTCGAGGAGCAGCTCGCTAAAGATGGCGTCATTCTTGATAAACCCGACGCCCTCCAGCAACGCAgccagcagctgcag AATATGTGCAAGGACGTCGCCTCAACAAAGGTTGAGATAAATAAATTAGGCAAAGACTTGGACCTGACGGCACAAGCCTCCAGCCCCCTCCAGCAAGGCTTCAGTGAATACTGCCCTGACATCCGCCGCCAGGAGAACGACGTGAAAAAACTGAAGAACCGCTACGCAAACGTCAATAATCAGCTCCTGGAAag gTCTGCTCTCATAAAGGAAACAACCAATAAAAATCAAGATTTCCAGAATGCTGTTCAGTCGTTGGATTTCTTCTTGGTCAATTTGCCCAATAATGCGATCAAACCGACGGACGACGTGGTGCAGATAACAGCCAAGCAGAACTCTCAAAGG aAAGTGACGGACGACATCAGGAAGAAATCGGCTGATTTGGAACGTGTCAAAGGTCTTTCCCACGAACTGCAGGACATCTTAAAC GAGTATGAGGTCAAGTCAAACACTTTCCGTGGCACTCTGgttgatgacgatgacgacgacgacgatgaagaCGATGATGAACCGATCCCAAAGACACGTAAAATTTCAACAATGGCTCAAGCCGTGCAGAGAAAG GAGAGAAATCTTCAGAACCTTTTCTCTGAGGTGTACGCAGAAAACGACCAGCTGCTCAGCCAGCTGGGAACGGCAAAGAACATGAAGACCAGG AATGAAGAGAAAGTTAGTCAGGTAGTCGtcaatcagcagctgcagctacaAAACCAGAGGAGGGATCTGGTGGAGAGCGATGGTCTGAAAACTGAATTAAGTGAGGAGGTCGCCAGGCGCTTATATGCTGAAAAAGACCTGGAAACATACCGTAAGAGGTTTGTGTCTCTGAAGAAcaggagaggagtggagaggctggaggagaaggaggtggtgcAATACTACCGTGACCCCAAGCTGGAGATGGAACTAAAGTCCCTGAAAAATCGGATCCAGGAGGAAATTTCTAAGAGGTCGAGAACCAGTTCAGAGATAGAAACGTTGAATGAGAAGATCATCAAAGTGGAACTAGAGCTGTCCAGAATCGAACCTAAACTGGTGACCAAGGTACTGACTGAATACGAAAGAGACCCGCAGCTCGACAAAGAAGCCGCCAAGATCAGAGATGAGATGGAGAGAATACAACTAGATCTCCAAACGAGAGATAGCGAGACAGTTAATGTGAAAACTGTGCTCACGGTTCTTGCTCAGCAGAAACCCAAAATCAGGGAGAAGGTCGTTAAGAAGGAGGTGGTGAGGCTTGAAAAGGATCCAGAGATGCTGAAAGCTGTTCTCATGTTCCAGAGTGATATTGCGGAAGAGGAAACCCACTGCAAGTCGCTCAATGATAGAGTTTTTAGCACGAGGAGCCAGATTAACACACTAGAGAGGGTCATTCCCACTGTCCAACCCAAGATAGTCACCAAGGTGGTGAAGCAAGTACAGCAAGATCCAGAAACAGCTGAGGAGGCGAAGAAAACTCGAGTTGCTttggaagaagagaaagatgagATTGCTATCTTGATGAAGGACCTGACCACCCTTCAGATGCGTTACAGCGAATTGGACAAGCTCAGGCCTAAAGTCGAAGTCAAGGAGCTCATCAACGAGATCTACAGAGTTGACCCTGAGACAGAGGTGGAGCTGGTGCGTCTGAGGAAAGAGCTTGCGGAATCGAGCCGTAAACGCACAGACTTGGAGAAAGAAATCACCACAATCGTCACAACTCTGACTACCCTGCGTGCTCAGAAACCCAAAGTAGAGTACAAGGAGGTGACCCAGGAGGtgatcaaagaagaaaaaagcccAGAAGTCGTCAGGGAAATGCAAAGGCTAAACAACCAAGTTTCCCGTCTGCAAGTCAACTATGACACCACCTTAGAGCTGCTGACCCGCCTACGTAAAGAAAGAGATGAGTTGAAAACCGAAAAGTCGAAGGTGGAGACCAAGTTAGTCACTAAAGAGCTCATCAAATATGAGAACGATCCTCTTCTTGAGAAAGAGGCTGACAGACTCCGGAGGAATGTAAGAGAAGAGATTCACCAACGCCGCAGTGTGGAGGAGTGTCTCTTTGACCTTCAGAACCAGTACATTGTCCTTGAAAGGCAGAAGCCAGAGGAGAAGATTTTAATGCAAGAAGTGGTGCGTCTTCAGAAGGACCCCAAGCAGATGCTGGAGCATGACAGGTTGAACAGGGACCTGGATGAGGAAATGAAAGCCCGTAGGAAGCTTGAATTAGAGGTCAGACAGCTCAGAGGCCAGGTTCAAGAAAAGGAGAGCACCCTGGCTCATATGGATGATCGTCAGAAGAAGATTCTCGTAGAGTCCGAGCTCAGACAGATCAAGTCTCGCATTCTTGAACTTGAAAATTGTCCACCGCCTGTTGAAGAAAAGATCATCATCGAGGAGGTCCTGAAGGTGGAGAGAGACCCCAAGCTGGAGAAACTTACTGATGGTATACGTGTCAACTTGGAGACCGAAGGCACCAATATTAGTCACCTCGAGAGAGAAATCCGCAACTTGAGAGTCAAGTTGGAAATTCTACAAAAGGAGAAGTCAATCGAGAAGGTCATCTACAGAGAAGTCGTTCGTGTAGAGAAAGACCCAGCGTTGGAGGCTGAAAGGGAACATCTGAGAGAGCTCGTATCGCAGGAGAGAAACCTCAGGCGTGACCAGGAGGATACCACCCAGAACATTAACATCAAGATTACCCATCTGCTGACGTCAAAGTCTGCAACTTCTCAGGAGGAGACCTCTCTCATCAGCAACAGAGATGCTctgcagagggagaaggaggatcTCCTCAAACAGCTCAGATCGATCGAGTCTCAAAGACAGAACATCACCATAACCTTCCAGCAACAGTCCAAGCTGATGAGTGAGAAAAACCAGATGGCACGGCAGAGGAGCCTCAAAATAACCTCCGAACTGCAACGTCTGGAGAAACAAATCCTAAGCGAAAAGGATAAAATACACCAAAAGGACACGCTCATCCTTGAGTTGCAGAACCTCATCAAAAAAGAAGATGCGTCTGAGACTCACACCAAAGAGACAAATCTTTCCACAAAGATTACCATCATGGATCCAGAAACCGGTAAGGACATGTCTCCCTATGACGCCTACATGCTGGGGCTAATTGATCGCAACCACTACATTCGCCTGTCGCAGCTGGAGTGCGACTGGGAGGAAATCACTTCGAGTGGTCCGGATGGGGATACAACAATTCTGCAGGACCGCAAAAGTGGAAAGCAGTACCCCATCAAGGAGGCTCTGAAGACTGGTCGCCTGACTCAGTCTGACTTGACGCGCTACAAGGAAGGGAAGCTGCACATTTCGGAGTTTGCCCTTCTTGTTGTAGGGGAACCCAAAAAGCCAGACCTCCCTCCTCTAACAATCCCACCAAGATCACCCATCAAACCGACACTAAtgtctcctgtctctcctctgaaCTCCATGCACTCCTCCCTGAGGTCCTCCTACACCAGTCTCAACAATAACCATAGTGGAAGTACAAACAACCTCAGTCTGCTAAGTATGGCAGGTGATGAGTCTTTCCCCATCTCTGGTATTTATGATACCACCACCGACAGTCGCATGTCTGTGAGAAGCGCCCTGACCCGCAAACTCATCGATGCCGACACAGCTCTGAAGCTGCTGGAGGCACAAGCAGCCTCCGGTGGAATCGTTGATATTGGAAAGAAGGACAAACTGTCCGTCCACAAGGCAGCTGAACACGGCATCATTGACCCGGCTCACATGTACAAGCTCCTGAATGCCCAGAAGGCCTTCACCGGAGTCGAGGATCCGTTGACCAAAGAGCGACTCGCAATAGGGCCAGCCATGCAGAAAGGGTATATGCCCAAAGAAAATGCCAGGAGGTACATGGAGGCGCAGTACTTGACCGGCGGATTGGTGAATCCCTCCAAAGCAGGTCGCCTCACTGTCCAAGAAGCTCTCGACAGCAACCTGATTGACAGCGCAACTGCTGATGAGCTGAAAAATGAGGCTTCCCACGCAAAAGAGCTGGTAGACCCCATCACCGGAGAGACGATGACATACAAGCAGGCGATGGATCGGTGCAAGAAAGACGTCAGCACGGGGCTCCTGCTGCTTCCTGTAGCCTCAACCGACGCCGCAAACGCCCCGTCATACTCAAACTATCGGTTCAGTTCCTCCTACAACTAA